The genomic segment AGCAGGGTGTACTTCGTCATCGTGGATCCTCTCGCCGGTCGGTGGTTCTCACCCCACCGACGAACGGCGCCGCCGGAGAATCGACAGCATCTCAGGAAACCGCCGGTTCGATCGTGAGCGTGCCCGCATCGGCGTCCAGCATCGCCGGCGTGCCGACCGGAATTGCCCCTTGACCGATCGGCAGGCCGCCCAGGATCGGCACGCCCAGTGGCGCCAGCCGGTCACGCAACACGTCGAGCACATTGCCCGGCCCGCACTCGGTGTAACGACCGACGGCCACGCCCCGTACGCCCTTGAGTCGCCCGGTGCGGTGCAGCATGGTGAGCTGCCGATCGATCTGACCCGGCCGCAACCCGTACGCCTCCAGCAGCAGAATCGCCCCGTGCAGGCTGGGCAGCACCCACCCCGCGGCCGTGGCGATCTGCTCCTGGTCGCCGCCGAGCAGCACCCCCGAGGCCCGCCCGCCGGTGGTCAACTCGCCGGTGTGCGAGTCGGGCTCGGCCCGCACGACCACCGGTTCGGTGCCGAAGGCGGCCGCCACGAACGACTGGTCCGGCCCGCCGTAGATGCCGGCCAGCCCCGCCCGCTCCCAGAAGGCCAGGTGCAGAATCGTGCACTCGCGCAACCCGACCAGCAGCGTCGGCAGGTGGGCTGCGGTGGTGAAGTCGAGGTCGTCAGCGATCCGATGCGCCCCGCTCCCGGCGCCGACCGCGACGATCGCCTTGATCGACAGGTCACGCAGGGCCCGGTTGACGTCCTCAACACGGTCACCGTCGTCCGCCGCGTCCAGCCCGCGCGGGCCCACCGAGACCTCGAGGCCCTGGTCCTTGAGCCACTGGGTCGCGCGCTCGACCTCCGCCTGCTCGGGTGCGCCCGTCGGCGCCACCACCCGCACG from the Paractinoplanes abujensis genome contains:
- a CDS encoding S66 peptidase family protein, with amino-acid sequence MQSAYEYVDVVRPPRLRAGDHVRVVAPTGAPEQAEVERATQWLKDQGLEVSVGPRGLDAADDGDRVEDVNRALRDLSIKAIVAVGAGSGAHRIADDLDFTTAAHLPTLLVGLRECTILHLAFWERAGLAGIYGGPDQSFVAAAFGTEPVVVRAEPDSHTGELTTGGRASGVLLGGDQEQIATAAGWVLPSLHGAILLLEAYGLRPGQIDRQLTMLHRTGRLKGVRGVAVGRYTECGPGNVLDVLRDRLAPLGVPILGGLPIGQGAIPVGTPAMLDADAGTLTIEPAVS